A single Tuberibacillus sp. Marseille-P3662 DNA region contains:
- a CDS encoding adenine phosphoribosyltransferase: protein MNFKDYVKIVEDFPKEGIKFKDITPLMQNGEAYQAAIQKIVEYAKDKDVDIIVGPEARGFIVGCPIAYELGIGFVPVRKKGKLPREVIEVEYGLEYGDNVLTMHEDAIKPGQKVLVVDDLLATGGTIDASIQLVEKLGGSVAGTAFMVELTYLSGRDKLNDYDVYTLMQF, encoded by the coding sequence ATGAATTTTAAGGATTATGTCAAGATTGTTGAAGATTTCCCTAAAGAAGGTATTAAATTCAAAGATATTACCCCGCTTATGCAAAATGGCGAGGCTTATCAGGCTGCAATACAAAAGATTGTTGAATATGCAAAAGATAAAGACGTTGATATCATTGTCGGGCCTGAAGCCCGCGGTTTTATTGTGGGCTGTCCGATAGCTTACGAGCTAGGGATTGGGTTTGTCCCTGTCCGGAAAAAAGGAAAATTGCCCCGTGAAGTGATTGAGGTTGAATATGGACTGGAATATGGTGACAATGTTCTAACAATGCATGAAGACGCCATTAAGCCTGGACAAAAGGTATTAGTTGTTGATGATCTATTAGCAACGGGCGGAACCATTGATGCCTCCATTCAACTTGTTGAAAAATTAGGTGGAAGTGTGGCAGGAACGGCTTTTATGGTCGAACTCACTTACTTAAGTGGCCGCGACAAATTGAATGATTATGACGTTTATACGCTGATGCAATTTTAG